The following proteins come from a genomic window of Candidatus Desulfatibia profunda:
- a CDS encoding GNAT family N-acetyltransferase has translation MDQVLALRRDAGRRLKWECLFMEPAWMQVWWNHFGAGSTPCILAVRHKNILIGIAPLIKNDAAACLLGSSDLCDYMDFIVAPQRESEFFTVLIEHLKHNGLALLNLESVRSDSSVLTELAQIAPSLGCRIDCRPDDIAYTLELPPSWKAFLRRLTGKQRHEIRRKLRRLDEAGQVKYRVVEDVGAVRDQMHIFLTLFRSSRPDKAAFMTRPMATYFKSLAEAMAARQMLKLSFLELDGQTVAAVMCFDNRSTVYLYNNGYDRRFRSLSVGLLSKIFSIKDSIQRGRHTYEFLKGNEEYKRHLGGSPMQLFNCQVHLNP, from the coding sequence TTGGACCAGGTCTTGGCTTTGCGCCGCGATGCCGGCCGACGGCTGAAATGGGAATGTCTGTTCATGGAGCCTGCCTGGATGCAGGTTTGGTGGAACCATTTCGGCGCCGGGTCGACACCCTGCATTCTAGCCGTGCGACACAAAAATATCCTGATCGGTATCGCACCGCTTATCAAAAATGACGCCGCAGCTTGCCTGCTGGGCAGCTCCGACCTTTGCGATTACATGGATTTTATCGTTGCACCGCAGCGGGAATCGGAATTTTTCACGGTACTCATCGAACATTTAAAGCATAACGGTTTAGCGCTTTTGAATTTGGAATCTGTGCGCAGCGACTCCAGCGTGCTCACCGAATTGGCCCAAATTGCACCGAGCTTGGGCTGCCGGATAGACTGCCGGCCGGATGATATTGCCTATACCCTGGAATTGCCGCCTTCATGGAAAGCGTTTCTCCGGCGCTTAACCGGCAAACAGCGTCACGAAATCCGGCGAAAGCTGCGGCGGCTGGATGAAGCCGGCCAGGTCAAATACCGCGTTGTCGAGGATGTCGGTGCGGTCCGTGATCAAATGCACATATTTCTAACGCTGTTCAGATCGAGCCGGCCGGACAAAGCGGCGTTTATGACCCGGCCGATGGCGACTTATTTTAAATCTCTGGCTGAAGCCATGGCAGCCCGGCAAATGCTGAAGCTCTCTTTTCTGGAACTCGACGGGCAGACTGTCGCCGCCGTCATGTGCTTTGATAATCGTTCGACGGTCTATCTTTATAATAACGGCTATGATCGCCGTTTTCGCTCGTTGAGCGTAGGGCTGCTCAGCAAAATATTCAGTATTAAAGACAGTATCCAAAGGGGCCGCCATACATACGAATTTCTGAAAGGAAACGAAGAATACAAACGACATCTGGGAGGCAGCCCGATGCAACTGTTCAACTGCCAGGTCCACCTGAACCCTTAG